A single window of Anaerolineae bacterium DNA harbors:
- a CDS encoding ABC transporter permease: MAGEESHVAVAQRVAETDTAREGERIFVASQWQLMWWRFRKHRAAIVASVLLIVLYGVGIFAEFLAPYDPNKYDVRFTYAPPMPIRFVDHDGNFHLRPFVYGLTQERDQRTMKMVFTTDYESINPIRFLVKGTPYRLWGIFETDRHLFGVDDPDVLYFAIGADRLGRDMFSRIVYGTRISMSVGLAGVAISLVLGILIGGVSGFYGGTIDVIIQRIIEFIRSIPTIPLWMALSAAVPKEWSPLRVYFAITIILSLVGWTGMARVVRGRFLSLREEDFVMAAALAGASEFRIIVRHMVPSFLSHIIASLTLSIPGMILAETSLSFLGLGLRPPVISWGVLLQEAQNLRAVATSPWLLLPGLTVVLAVLAFNFVGDGLRDAADPYSR; the protein is encoded by the coding sequence ATGGCAGGGGAAGAGAGCCACGTAGCGGTCGCGCAGCGGGTCGCGGAGACGGACACTGCTCGAGAAGGGGAACGGATCTTCGTCGCTTCCCAGTGGCAGCTCATGTGGTGGCGATTCCGCAAGCACAGGGCTGCCATCGTGGCCTCGGTTCTCCTGATCGTTCTGTATGGAGTGGGGATCTTCGCCGAGTTCCTGGCACCCTACGACCCCAACAAGTACGACGTCCGCTTTACTTACGCCCCGCCCATGCCCATCCGGTTCGTGGATCACGACGGCAACTTCCACCTCCGTCCCTTTGTCTATGGGCTCACCCAGGAACGCGACCAGCGCACCATGAAGATGGTGTTCACCACCGACTATGAGTCCATCAACCCCATACGCTTCCTGGTGAAGGGCACTCCCTACCGGCTCTGGGGCATCTTCGAGACTGACAGGCACCTGTTCGGGGTGGATGATCCAGACGTCCTGTACTTCGCCATCGGTGCCGACCGGCTGGGTCGGGACATGTTCAGCCGCATCGTGTACGGCACCCGCATTTCTATGTCAGTGGGCCTGGCAGGCGTAGCTATCAGTTTGGTGTTAGGCATCCTGATCGGCGGAGTTTCGGGGTTCTACGGGGGCACGATAGACGTCATCATCCAGCGCATCATCGAGTTCATTCGCTCCATCCCCACCATTCCCCTGTGGATGGCCCTCTCCGCTGCCGTGCCCAAGGAGTGGTCCCCCCTCCGCGTGTACTTCGCCATCACCATCATTCTGTCGTTGGTGGGCTGGACAGGGATGGCCCGAGTGGTCCGCGGGCGGTTTCTCTCCCTCAGGGAAGAGGACTTTGTGATGGCGGCTGCCCTGGCCGGCGCCAGCGAGTTCCGCATTATCGTGCGCCACATGGTGCCCTCATTCCTGAGCCACATCATCGCCTCCCTGACCCTGTCTATCCCGGGCATGATCCTGGCCGAGACCTCGCTCAGCTTCCTGGGCCTGGGGCTGCGACCTCCGGTCATAAGCTGGGGCGTCTTGCTACAGGAGGCCCAGAACCTGCGCG